The genomic DNA GAGCCGGTGCTTCCCAGTAAGGCGATACGCCGGGGGAAAGGCGGCATCGCAGTCATCTGGCCCGCAGCCCGCCGGCCAGCTTCTTTCTCCTCATTCGGTTCCATTGTCTTCTTGCTCTTCCCTTGCTGGCTCTACCCAGGGAATATTGTAACACGGCAGAGCGAATGCAGCAGGAGACGTTTCTGCTCTTTTCTTAAACTAAGGTCAGGATGTCCTGCCTGAAAGAAAAACTTTGCACGATAGCCCCAGGCAGCTCTAGCTACTTTGCCGCACCCAGCTGCGTGCCACCGCCTGGAAGCGAGCCGGCCAGCTCCGGCTGATCAGTGAGGGACCGCCAAAGCCAGCTGAGCGAAAAAATAGAGAACGACGGCGGCAAAGAGCAAGCTGTCGATGCGATCGAGCAAGCCGCCGTGGCCGGGCATGAGTTGACCGCTATCCTTCACCTGAGCCTGGCGCTTCATGAGCGACTCCGCCAGATCGCCCAGGGTAGCAGCCAGCGAGAGAGCCAGGCCGAGGATTAGAGCCAGGTACCAGGGGACCTGGAGCAGCGAGCCGGCCAGCAGCAGGCAGAGGATCAGCGTGCAGAGCAGGCCGCCGAAGACACCCTCCCAGGTCTTACCAGGGCTGATCTGAGGCGCCAGCTTATGGCGTCCCAGAAAATGGCCAGTGAAGAAGGCCGCCGAATCGAACGTCCAGACAGCGGCAAAGAGCAAGAGCAGCCACCAGAGACCCCGAGGAGGAGGCCAGCCGAACTGAGAGCCGCGCAACAACAGCAAGAGGCTGAGCGGCCAGCCAAGATAGAGAGCGAAGACGACCGTCAGCGCCCAATCGACAAGTGAACCATCGAGACGCTCCCGCCAAAAGAGGAGCGGGAAAGCTACTAGCAAGGCGGCGCCCAGGCTGATCTCCAGCAAGAGCAAGCGCCACTGGGGGAACATGGCCGAGAGCAGCAAGAGCGCCCCCAGCCCAAAGCTCACCCAGAGCAAGGGGCGGCTACCCGAGTGCGCCATCATCTGATGCAACTCGTAGCTGCCCCAGGCCAATACAAAGAGCGCCGCCCCAAAAGCCACCCAACCACCCAGCCAGACGACGAGCAAGACAATAGGAATGGCGACAACAGCGGTCAGTACTCGCAGAACCAACGTATTCATCCACGGCCCACCGCTGTCAACAGCTTTCTTCCCTGATTGTACCTGTTTCTCAGTTGCGCGCTCCACGCGATGCTTCCACCTGCTTAGCGGCCACTGGGAGAAGCGGTCAGCCGCCCAAAACGTCGCTGGCGCTGGCGATAGCTCTCCAGGGCCGCGCGTAGATCTTCGCGCCCGAAATCGGGCCAGAGTGTTGATGTGGAATAATACTCGCTATAGGCTGACTGCCAGATCAAAAAATTACTGACGCGCATCTCGCCAGCAGTGCGGACGACGAGATCAGGATCGGGTAGATCGTGAGTATAAAGATAGGAGCTAATCACCTCCTCGGTGATCGCATCGGGCGACAAGCCGTCGGCGATAATACGCCGGACGGCGTCGACCAGCTCAGCGCGACCGCCGTAGTTAAAGCACACACTGAGGTGGATACGATTATTATAGCGCGTCAGCTCCACCGACTCCTGGACGGCGCGCTGAATCGCAGGGGGGAGATCTTGCAAGCGACCAAGATGGCGCAGTCGCACCCCGTCACGATGCAACTTCTCCAGGTCAGAGCGGATGGTTTCCCAGAAAAGGCGCATGAGGCCCTCGACCTCTTCCCTGGGGCGGCCCCAGTTCTCGGT from Thermogemmatispora onikobensis includes the following:
- the uppS gene encoding polyprenyl diphosphate synthase produces the protein MTRIRDLFPSSVGKKSEQSQPALEVRSREQEPGLRASGPQTQGQEQAQKQGQSCPLRHLAIIMDGNGRWAAQRHLPRLAGHKAGVAALRRVVEAAVDEHIEYLSVYAFSTENWGRPREEVEGLMRLFWETIRSDLEKLHRDGVRLRHLGRLQDLPPAIQRAVQESVELTRYNNRIHLSVCFNYGGRAELVDAVRRIIADGLSPDAITEEVISSYLYTHDLPDPDLVVRTAGEMRVSNFLIWQSAYSEYYSTSTLWPDFGREDLRAALESYRQRQRRFGRLTASPSGR
- a CDS encoding phosphatidate cytidylyltransferase; the protein is MNTLVLRVLTAVVAIPIVLLVVWLGGWVAFGAALFVLAWGSYELHQMMAHSGSRPLLWVSFGLGALLLLSAMFPQWRLLLLEISLGAALLVAFPLLFWRERLDGSLVDWALTVVFALYLGWPLSLLLLLRGSQFGWPPPRGLWWLLLLFAAVWTFDSAAFFTGHFLGRHKLAPQISPGKTWEGVFGGLLCTLILCLLLAGSLLQVPWYLALILGLALSLAATLGDLAESLMKRQAQVKDSGQLMPGHGGLLDRIDSLLFAAVVLYFFAQLALAVPH